One genomic window of Gimesia chilikensis includes the following:
- a CDS encoding carbohydrate porin, whose amino-acid sequence MIPGSSNLLWILERSRLTVSICCLIYFCCSAPFSRSAFADDALPVSLYEEMQQSAESDLLCTESTCAENTGPCVCCDGPDFWTQTTMTQNLFPSRACLAEQGITFDADLIQYYMGVASGGREQEFRYSGHGDYVMNIDSGKLGGPQGLFVKLRAEHRFGETINNATGAIIPATLAPDLPVSYSDELYLTNVLFTQMFSESFGVFAGKLDTLDGDMNAFAHGRGKTQFSNTAFIATPIGLRTIVYSTLGTGFLILREGEPIFTFTVLNATDTTRTSGFNELFAHGAAIVPELRLPTNLFGKPGHFLFGASYSTRSFASLEQDPLFVLPTVPIDRESESWSFYWNFDQYLVVDPDNPQRGWGLFGRAGIADKQTNPIEWFLSLGIGGSSPIASREADTFGIGWYYSATSDRLTPFIDKVLGGVGDGYGVELFYNVEVTKWFHLTTDMQVIRPARQTIDTALLVGLRAVIDL is encoded by the coding sequence ATGATCCCAGGCTCTTCCAATCTACTCTGGATCCTGGAACGCAGTCGCTTAACCGTCTCGATCTGCTGCCTGATTTACTTCTGCTGTTCTGCTCCCTTTAGTCGATCTGCTTTCGCCGACGATGCGTTGCCAGTCTCCCTCTACGAAGAAATGCAGCAGTCAGCCGAGTCTGACCTGCTCTGCACTGAGTCAACCTGCGCTGAGAACACCGGTCCCTGTGTTTGTTGTGATGGTCCCGACTTCTGGACGCAGACAACGATGACACAGAACCTGTTTCCCAGTCGCGCCTGTCTGGCTGAGCAGGGAATTACCTTCGATGCCGACCTGATTCAATACTACATGGGCGTCGCCTCGGGAGGCCGGGAACAGGAATTTCGCTACTCGGGTCACGGCGACTATGTGATGAATATCGACTCAGGCAAGCTGGGCGGACCTCAAGGCCTGTTCGTCAAACTCCGCGCCGAACACCGTTTTGGTGAAACCATCAACAACGCAACCGGTGCAATTATCCCGGCGACCCTGGCTCCCGATTTGCCTGTCTCCTACAGTGATGAACTCTACCTGACTAACGTCCTGTTTACTCAGATGTTTTCCGAATCGTTTGGTGTCTTCGCAGGAAAGCTCGACACGCTCGACGGCGATATGAACGCCTTCGCCCATGGTCGCGGCAAAACCCAGTTCTCCAATACCGCCTTTATCGCCACGCCCATCGGTCTGCGAACCATCGTCTATTCAACACTTGGAACCGGTTTCCTGATCCTCCGAGAAGGCGAACCGATCTTCACCTTCACCGTCCTCAACGCAACAGATACCACCCGCACCAGTGGCTTCAATGAACTGTTCGCCCACGGTGCTGCCATCGTTCCGGAACTGCGTCTCCCCACAAACCTCTTCGGCAAACCAGGACACTTCCTGTTCGGCGCCAGCTACAGCACTCGTTCGTTCGCCTCGCTGGAACAGGATCCCCTGTTCGTTCTACCCACTGTTCCCATCGACCGCGAATCGGAATCCTGGTCGTTCTACTGGAACTTCGACCAATACCTGGTGGTCGATCCCGACAATCCCCAGCGTGGCTGGGGGCTCTTCGGCCGTGCCGGGATCGCCGATAAGCAGACGAATCCCATCGAGTGGTTCCTCAGCCTCGGGATCGGCGGCAGCAGTCCCATTGCCAGCCGCGAAGCAGACACCTTCGGTATCGGCTGGTATTATTCCGCTACCAGCGACCGCCTGACCCCCTTCATCGACAAGGTACTGGGAGGCGTAGGTGACGGTTACGGCGTTGAACTGTTCTACAACGTAGAAGTTACCAAATGGTTCCACCTGACCACCGACATGCAGGTCATCCGCCCCGCCCGTCAAACCATCGATACCGCCCTGCTCGTCGGCTTACGTGCCGTAATTGATCTCTGA
- a CDS encoding sodium:calcium antiporter yields MLELNLPLWGDVTVFIMAAVVIGVSGVKLAEYADRLADRTGLGEAVTGTIMLGLITALPGLAASVTAALQGHAVLALSNAMGGIAFQTTVLALADVLHRKANLEHAAASATTMIQTIMLILLITIVLLGLGSPNVVIGPVHPATLLLLAGAVMAFWLTYRVQEEPMWHPRHTSETVLDEPAPGSQHERLWLLWTGLIISGLLTLFSGSLVAESAGNIQDKTNLSAPIIGGLLMAGATSLPELVTCLAAVRRGALTLAVSDVVGGNFFDVLFIAAADFAFLSGSIYHGPGMGTREILLTTITLLLNVVLLSGLIYRQKHGPGNIGFESLLMLVIYLVGFIVLSLMQ; encoded by the coding sequence ATGTTAGAATTAAACCTGCCACTCTGGGGCGATGTCACCGTGTTTATCATGGCAGCTGTGGTGATCGGAGTCTCGGGAGTCAAGCTGGCGGAATACGCGGATCGGCTGGCAGATCGGACCGGTCTGGGAGAAGCAGTGACCGGGACCATCATGCTGGGGCTGATCACAGCGCTACCGGGACTGGCGGCTTCGGTGACGGCGGCTTTGCAGGGACATGCGGTGCTCGCGTTGAGTAACGCGATGGGAGGCATCGCGTTTCAGACGACGGTGCTCGCGCTGGCCGATGTGTTGCATCGTAAGGCAAATCTGGAACATGCTGCTGCTTCGGCCACGACGATGATCCAGACCATCATGCTGATCCTGCTGATCACGATTGTGTTGCTCGGTCTGGGCAGTCCGAATGTGGTGATCGGTCCCGTGCATCCGGCGACTCTGTTGTTGCTGGCGGGAGCGGTGATGGCGTTCTGGCTGACCTATCGCGTGCAGGAAGAACCGATGTGGCATCCGCGGCATACTTCGGAGACAGTACTCGATGAACCTGCGCCGGGTTCACAGCACGAACGACTCTGGCTGTTGTGGACGGGACTGATCATTTCAGGACTGCTCACATTATTCAGTGGCAGCCTGGTCGCGGAGTCGGCGGGGAACATTCAGGATAAAACGAATCTTTCCGCGCCGATTATCGGTGGTCTCTTGATGGCGGGGGCGACGTCGCTCCCTGAACTGGTCACCTGCCTGGCAGCGGTCAGGCGCGGCGCATTGACGCTGGCCGTGAGTGACGTGGTCGGCGGGAATTTCTTTGATGTGCTATTCATCGCGGCTGCTGATTTCGCATTTCTCAGCGGTTCGATCTATCACGGCCCGGGGATGGGGACACGGGAAATTCTGCTGACGACGATCACACTCCTGTTGAATGTGGTCCTGCTCTCCGGATTGATCTACCGACAGAAGCATGGTCCCGGTAACATCGGTTTCGAGAGTCTATTGATGCTCGTGATTTACCTGGTTGGTTTCATAGTGCTGTCGCTGATGCAGTGA
- a CDS encoding sigma-54 dependent transcriptional regulator, with the protein MSNDQLLIISEEQTSDSKIYNWFSKQDFCQTQCCAPSEVSRYLEQRVDLILCDTGEDVSISLELLYLCKQQAPEVPFLILSHTSDVVTAVAAMKQGADEFLVKPLQAESLVKLVKGYLQARQSRVAVEEKHGSSTARLGRYVGFEKMVGTTQVMQQLFERAQRVAGTDSTVLITGESGTGKELLAEAIHRNSPRGDRPFVTINMAAVPEHLVESELFGHVKGSFTGASESRVGRFEAAHGGTLFIDEIGDFKLESQAKLLRVLENHRVTLIGSNRDREVDVRVIAATSHPLQQMVQTGDFREDLFYRLNVVNLALPPLRERRDDIPVLVNFFLRQLCQCLKRDVPVLDPELEAWLRNGHWPGNIRQLRNCLESMLVLSREEVLTLADLPEMMNGGQLAAGQIAIPAGTRLEDLERTAIEQTLKRYRGNRTQSARSLGVSVRTLQRKLKAWGVTADYRGNGQSAAAKKGLHESETISSSH; encoded by the coding sequence ATGTCTAACGACCAATTACTGATCATTTCAGAAGAACAAACTTCAGACTCAAAAATATACAACTGGTTTTCAAAACAGGATTTCTGTCAAACTCAGTGCTGTGCGCCGAGTGAGGTATCACGATACCTGGAACAGAGGGTCGACCTGATTCTCTGCGATACCGGAGAGGATGTCAGTATCTCTCTGGAACTGCTTTATCTCTGTAAACAACAGGCGCCCGAGGTGCCTTTTCTGATTTTGTCACACACCAGTGATGTCGTTACGGCTGTCGCCGCGATGAAACAGGGGGCAGACGAATTTCTGGTCAAGCCGTTGCAGGCTGAGTCCCTGGTAAAGTTGGTCAAGGGATATCTGCAGGCCCGGCAATCGCGTGTTGCTGTAGAAGAGAAGCACGGATCCAGCACTGCACGACTGGGGCGTTACGTGGGATTCGAAAAGATGGTGGGGACGACCCAGGTGATGCAGCAGCTGTTTGAGCGGGCGCAGCGCGTCGCCGGCACAGACAGTACGGTATTGATTACGGGAGAATCAGGAACCGGGAAGGAACTGCTGGCGGAAGCAATCCACCGGAACAGTCCCCGTGGGGACCGTCCGTTTGTGACGATCAACATGGCTGCGGTGCCGGAACACCTGGTGGAGAGCGAACTGTTCGGACACGTGAAAGGGTCCTTCACTGGCGCCAGTGAATCACGGGTGGGCCGTTTTGAGGCAGCACATGGCGGAACCCTGTTCATTGACGAAATCGGCGACTTCAAGCTGGAGTCGCAGGCCAAACTGCTACGAGTGCTGGAAAATCACCGGGTGACCCTGATCGGCAGTAACCGGGACCGGGAAGTGGATGTGCGTGTCATTGCGGCGACCAGTCATCCATTACAGCAGATGGTACAGACAGGAGACTTTCGCGAAGATCTGTTCTATCGACTGAATGTGGTCAATCTGGCCTTACCGCCTCTGCGCGAACGTCGGGATGACATACCGGTGCTGGTGAACTTTTTTCTGAGACAGCTGTGCCAGTGCCTTAAGCGTGATGTGCCTGTGCTGGATCCTGAGCTGGAGGCCTGGCTGCGAAATGGCCACTGGCCGGGTAATATTCGTCAGTTGCGTAACTGTCTGGAGAGTATGCTGGTGCTGTCACGTGAAGAAGTGCTGACGCTGGCCGATCTACCCGAGATGATGAACGGGGGGCAACTGGCAGCAGGCCAGATTGCGATTCCGGCAGGAACCCGGCTGGAGGATCTGGAACGCACGGCGATTGAGCAGACGCTCAAACGCTATCGGGGAAACCGGACTCAGTCGGCCCGCTCACTGGGAGTTTCCGTGAGGACGCTCCAGAGGAAATTGAAAGCCTGGGGAGTGACTGCGGACTATCGCGGGAATGGTCAGTCTGCTGCCGCGAAGAAAGGATTGCACGAATCGGAAACGATTTCTTCTTCACATTGA
- a CDS encoding NAD-dependent epimerase/dehydratase family protein, whose translation MNGTSIEKPVILVTGAAGLIGTRLVQAFSEQFQVVAFDVKPLPKEQHSAEWISCDLTDDDSVARALSDLKVQHGSKIASVVHLAAYYDFSGEPSPLYQDLTVAGTRRLLQGLQDFDVEQFIFSSSLLVQKSVDDGELIKASSPVEAEWQYPQSKLEAESTIRQYAGSIPTVILRLAGVYDEQCHSIPIGQQISRIFQKKLESYFFPGDKTHGQAFLHLNDLVGCFEAVIGHRRRLPEHSLFVIGEEDVMSYEELQEKIGLYLHGDQWPAIRIPKAAAKAGAWVKDQLAADSDAPFIKPWMIDLADQNYPVSAERAREQLGWEPRHLLRETLPDMIDALLDDPKAWYEENGLPVPRELPQLEATGARK comes from the coding sequence ATGAATGGCACATCGATAGAGAAACCCGTTATTCTGGTTACCGGAGCAGCCGGGTTGATCGGCACACGACTCGTTCAAGCGTTCTCAGAACAGTTCCAGGTGGTCGCCTTTGATGTCAAACCACTGCCCAAAGAGCAGCATTCCGCAGAATGGATCTCCTGTGATCTGACAGACGATGATTCGGTCGCCCGCGCGCTGTCAGACCTCAAGGTTCAGCACGGCAGTAAAATCGCCAGCGTGGTTCACCTGGCCGCCTACTACGACTTTTCCGGCGAGCCGAGCCCGCTGTACCAGGATCTGACCGTAGCGGGGACTCGACGGCTCTTACAGGGGCTGCAGGATTTTGACGTCGAGCAGTTTATCTTCTCAAGCTCTCTGCTGGTGCAAAAGTCAGTCGACGACGGGGAGCTCATTAAGGCATCATCACCGGTCGAAGCGGAATGGCAATACCCCCAGTCCAAGCTGGAAGCCGAGTCTACCATTCGGCAGTACGCCGGATCGATTCCGACCGTCATCCTGCGTCTGGCCGGTGTCTATGATGAGCAGTGTCACTCGATTCCCATCGGGCAGCAGATCTCTCGTATCTTCCAGAAGAAGCTGGAAAGTTATTTCTTCCCCGGCGACAAAACCCACGGCCAGGCCTTTCTGCATCTGAACGATCTGGTCGGCTGTTTCGAAGCCGTCATCGGTCATCGCCGTCGACTTCCGGAACATAGCCTGTTCGTCATCGGTGAAGAAGATGTCATGAGCTACGAAGAACTGCAGGAAAAAATCGGACTCTATCTGCATGGGGACCAGTGGCCCGCTATTCGGATTCCCAAAGCCGCCGCCAAGGCAGGTGCCTGGGTGAAAGATCAGCTCGCAGCAGACTCGGACGCCCCGTTCATTAAGCCCTGGATGATCGATCTGGCCGACCAGAACTATCCGGTCAGCGCAGAACGGGCCCGGGAACAGCTTGGCTGGGAACCCCGGCATCTGCTCCGCGAAACACTGCCCGATATGATCGACGCGCTGCTCGACGATCCCAAAGCCTGGTATGAGGAAAACGGCCTGCCGGTTCCTCGTGAGTTGCCGCAGCTCGAAGCCACGGGAGCCCGGAAATGA
- a CDS encoding vitamin K epoxide reductase family protein, which yields MSQLSLKGYPAEQADLEVAVPPFDYNPSTWSQRIPICVLACIAFLLAGHMALFQWGLIEAPWDPVFGEQTRRVLTSDVALKMHYWFGVPDAALGALAYLGDAIFGLAGSTRRWQYRPWLVILFGIDVIPLGIVSAILVVCQATIVGNWCLFCLITAVISLVLVVMAYDEVYASLKLLYRVWQRTHDKKVLWQVLWGRPTKIADEIASEMVQRT from the coding sequence ATGAGCCAGTTATCGCTCAAAGGGTATCCCGCAGAACAGGCTGACCTTGAGGTCGCAGTTCCGCCGTTCGATTATAACCCGTCCACCTGGAGTCAGCGGATCCCGATCTGCGTTCTGGCCTGCATCGCCTTCTTACTGGCAGGGCACATGGCTCTCTTTCAGTGGGGGCTGATCGAAGCCCCCTGGGATCCGGTCTTCGGCGAACAGACGCGGAGGGTACTGACCTCAGATGTCGCCTTGAAAATGCATTACTGGTTCGGAGTGCCGGACGCAGCCCTGGGTGCGCTCGCGTATCTGGGTGATGCAATTTTCGGTCTGGCTGGTTCGACCCGTCGCTGGCAGTACCGTCCCTGGCTGGTCATTCTGTTTGGGATCGATGTCATTCCGCTGGGAATCGTCAGTGCAATTCTCGTTGTCTGCCAGGCAACGATTGTCGGCAACTGGTGTCTGTTCTGTCTGATCACCGCGGTCATCTCACTGGTGCTGGTCGTGATGGCTTATGACGAAGTCTATGCCTCGCTCAAGCTGCTCTATCGCGTCTGGCAGCGGACACACGATAAAAAAGTGCTCTGGCAGGTACTCTGGGGACGTCCCACAAAAATCGCCGACGAAATCGCCAGTGAGATGGTACAGAGAACCTGA
- a CDS encoding Glu/Leu/Phe/Val family dehydrogenase, translating to MPSAISQFIHPALDRQGVSDEMRHLMITPYREIKFGLPIVDHEGGMKLYTGFRVQHNHSRGPFKGGLRFHPDVDLDHFRDLASVMTWKCALVDIPFGGAKGGINCNPRDLNQQEMEVLTKRFVERLDEMLGPDHDIPAPDMGTGPQEMAWILEARSQDHGFEPGTVTGKPLQLFGSEGRTQATGHGVAFVTRWACEDSNIDIQDASIAIQGFGNVGSYTAQFLHDFGARVVAISDKDGGLYHPEGLDIPEILQVRQQPHEKLRLNELAVSAEQITNEELLTLDVDVLIPAAVEAVINEENVEDIQARLIVEAANIPVTCEADQRLEERGIPVIPDILANAGGVTVSYLEWVQNRQRYSWKEEKVNHILEETLHQAWNHLTSYAREEQISRRLAAYTIGTQRVREAIQLRGF from the coding sequence ATGCCTTCCGCTATCAGTCAGTTCATCCACCCGGCTCTGGATCGTCAGGGCGTCAGTGATGAAATGCGGCACCTGATGATCACGCCGTACCGTGAAATAAAATTCGGTCTGCCAATTGTCGATCATGAAGGGGGTATGAAACTCTATACCGGCTTTCGCGTGCAACACAATCACAGCCGCGGGCCCTTCAAGGGAGGACTCCGTTTCCATCCCGATGTCGACCTCGATCACTTTCGTGATCTCGCTTCCGTCATGACCTGGAAATGCGCGCTGGTCGATATTCCCTTTGGCGGTGCCAAGGGGGGCATTAACTGCAATCCGCGTGACCTGAATCAACAGGAAATGGAAGTCCTCACAAAACGTTTTGTCGAACGCCTGGATGAAATGCTTGGCCCCGATCACGATATCCCCGCCCCAGACATGGGCACCGGCCCTCAGGAAATGGCCTGGATCCTCGAAGCCCGCTCGCAGGATCATGGTTTCGAACCAGGCACTGTGACTGGCAAACCGCTGCAACTCTTCGGATCGGAAGGACGAACCCAGGCAACAGGCCACGGGGTCGCTTTCGTCACCCGCTGGGCCTGCGAAGACTCGAACATAGACATTCAGGATGCCAGCATCGCGATTCAGGGTTTCGGAAATGTTGGCAGTTATACTGCACAGTTTCTACATGACTTCGGAGCCAGAGTCGTCGCCATCAGCGATAAGGACGGAGGCCTGTATCACCCCGAAGGACTCGACATTCCTGAGATACTCCAAGTCCGTCAACAGCCGCACGAAAAGCTCCGCTTGAACGAGCTGGCTGTTTCCGCAGAGCAGATCACAAATGAAGAACTGTTGACCCTCGATGTCGATGTATTGATTCCCGCTGCCGTGGAGGCGGTCATTAATGAAGAGAATGTCGAAGACATTCAAGCCCGGCTCATCGTTGAAGCAGCCAACATCCCGGTCACCTGTGAAGCCGATCAACGTCTCGAAGAACGGGGCATCCCGGTGATCCCCGATATCCTCGCGAATGCCGGTGGCGTGACGGTTTCCTACCTTGAATGGGTACAGAACCGACAACGTTACAGCTGGAAAGAAGAAAAAGTCAATCACATTCTGGAAGAAACACTGCACCAGGCCTGGAATCACCTCACCTCGTATGCCCGCGAAGAACAGATTTCCCGCCGTCTGGCTGCTTACACAATTGGAACACAACGTGTCAGGGAGGCAATTCAGCTCCGCGGCTTCTAA
- a CDS encoding aconitate hydratase: MAANLAQKLIRSHLVEGTMEPGEEIGLHIDQTLTQDATGTLVMLELEAMQLDRVQTEVSVQYVDHNLLQEDFKNPDDHLFLQSACQRFGIWFSRPGNGVSHPLHQEYFGKPGKTLLGSDSHTCSAGALGILAIGAGGLEVAMAMAGFPFYLKMPEIWGVHLTGTLPDWVSAKDLILEMLRRHDVKGAVNRIIEYHGPGLKQLSAMDRHVIANMGAELGATATVFPADTEIQHFLHEQGRADDYTEQTADANASYDIEDEIDLGALEPLIALPSSPGNVHTVREQAGAPIYQAYIGSSANPGYRDFAIAAEIVRGRRIHPRVSLDINPSSRQILMSLVEQSALGALIQSGARIHQAGCNGCIGMGQAPATDQISLRTVPRNFPGRSGTREDKVCLVSPETAAASALSGCITDPRTLEMPCPSIEIPQVRTSRDELFQAPPMDDDLTQFALRKGPNIKSIPEFEPLPDELEVPILLKMRDNISTDEILPAGARVLPYRSNIPEISKFAFEQIDSSYAEHALHIREAGGHSIVAGENYGQGSSREHAALAPRYLGLRLVIVKSFARIHWQNLVNFGILPLTFENPDDYAEIEQNVLLHMESLRHQVADQPTIQVHVNGHTTITARHGLSERQREILLAGGLINWARSSRQKQA, encoded by the coding sequence ATGGCCGCTAATCTTGCTCAAAAGCTCATCCGCTCGCATCTGGTCGAAGGTACTATGGAACCGGGAGAAGAAATCGGTCTCCACATCGATCAGACACTCACTCAGGACGCCACCGGTACCCTGGTCATGCTGGAACTCGAAGCGATGCAGCTCGATCGCGTGCAGACCGAAGTTTCCGTGCAGTACGTCGATCATAATCTCTTGCAGGAAGATTTCAAAAATCCCGATGACCACCTCTTCCTGCAAAGTGCCTGCCAGCGTTTCGGCATCTGGTTCAGTCGTCCCGGGAATGGCGTCAGTCATCCCCTGCACCAGGAATATTTCGGCAAGCCAGGCAAAACACTGCTCGGCTCAGACAGCCACACCTGTTCCGCCGGCGCACTCGGGATACTGGCCATCGGCGCAGGTGGACTCGAAGTCGCGATGGCCATGGCAGGCTTTCCCTTCTATCTCAAGATGCCCGAGATCTGGGGCGTTCATCTCACAGGCACGCTTCCCGACTGGGTCAGCGCCAAAGATCTGATTCTCGAAATGTTGCGTAGGCACGACGTCAAAGGAGCCGTGAATCGCATTATTGAATACCACGGTCCCGGTCTGAAACAACTCTCGGCCATGGACCGCCATGTGATCGCCAATATGGGCGCGGAGCTCGGCGCAACCGCCACGGTCTTCCCGGCTGACACAGAGATTCAGCATTTCCTGCACGAACAGGGACGCGCGGACGATTATACGGAACAGACAGCCGACGCGAATGCCAGCTATGACATTGAGGACGAAATCGATCTGGGGGCCCTGGAACCATTGATCGCACTCCCCTCCAGTCCGGGCAATGTGCACACTGTTCGCGAACAGGCCGGCGCCCCCATCTACCAGGCCTACATCGGTTCCTCTGCCAATCCCGGCTATCGCGACTTCGCTATCGCTGCCGAGATCGTCCGGGGCCGCCGCATTCATCCGCGCGTATCACTCGATATCAATCCCAGTTCACGGCAGATCCTGATGTCCCTGGTCGAACAGAGTGCTTTAGGCGCGTTGATCCAGTCCGGTGCCCGTATCCACCAGGCGGGATGCAATGGCTGCATCGGCATGGGGCAGGCTCCTGCTACCGACCAGATCAGTCTGCGTACCGTTCCCCGCAACTTTCCCGGGCGGAGTGGAACCCGGGAAGACAAGGTCTGCCTGGTCAGCCCTGAGACGGCTGCCGCTTCCGCACTCTCCGGATGCATCACCGATCCCCGCACGCTGGAAATGCCCTGCCCCTCAATCGAGATCCCCCAGGTTCGGACCAGTCGCGACGAACTCTTTCAGGCACCGCCTATGGATGACGACCTCACCCAGTTCGCACTACGCAAAGGACCAAATATTAAATCCATCCCGGAATTTGAACCTCTGCCCGACGAACTCGAGGTTCCCATACTACTCAAAATGCGCGATAACATCTCGACAGACGAAATCCTGCCCGCTGGTGCCCGGGTCCTCCCCTATCGCAGCAATATTCCCGAAATCAGTAAGTTCGCTTTCGAACAAATCGACTCCAGCTATGCAGAACACGCTCTGCATATCCGCGAAGCCGGCGGTCATTCAATCGTGGCCGGTGAGAACTACGGACAGGGTTCCAGTCGCGAACATGCAGCACTCGCCCCGCGCTATCTCGGGCTGAGACTGGTCATCGTCAAAAGCTTTGCTCGCATCCACTGGCAGAACCTCGTCAACTTCGGCATTCTCCCCCTCACTTTTGAAAACCCGGACGATTACGCAGAGATTGAGCAGAACGTACTGTTGCACATGGAATCACTCAGGCATCAGGTCGCAGATCAGCCGACAATCCAGGTCCACGTTAACGGCCACACAACCATCACGGCCCGGCATGGACTCTCAGAACGTCAGCGTGAGATCCTGCTGGCAGGCGGATTGATCAACTGGGCACGTTCGTCCCGGCAGAAACAGGCCTGA
- a CDS encoding sodium:calcium antiporter has protein sequence MSLFELQTNPLVLNVLLFSLAAGGVWLCGSRLSYYVDLIAERTGIGKAFAGALLLGGATSLPELGTTLSASVSGAAEMAGNNLLGGVVMQIAVLAVLDAIFLRNKPLTLFSPKATLLVQGVFLILMLSFSIITLVTGELLVVWGVGLWPVLLFLAYLFCLGVFHRYEGEPRWEPAGEFKQPIESPRDVKNAHPEYRDLSTRQLVNRFVLAAVGVLVSGFVVARTGEVLADQSGLGQSLIGATLVALATSLPEVSTTWTAVRFGAYSMAVANILGTNLLEVALFLPADLAYRDGAIIDSLDPSASFLAALGIICTGLYLWGILERRDKTILGMGYDSAMILLVYVSGMGLYYYVL, from the coding sequence ATGTCATTATTCGAGTTGCAGACAAATCCGCTGGTATTGAATGTGCTCCTGTTCAGTCTCGCAGCCGGGGGAGTCTGGCTATGTGGTTCGAGGCTGAGTTACTACGTCGATCTGATCGCGGAACGAACAGGGATTGGGAAAGCGTTCGCCGGTGCGCTACTGCTGGGAGGTGCGACCAGTCTGCCCGAACTGGGGACTACACTCAGTGCCTCTGTCTCTGGTGCTGCGGAGATGGCGGGGAACAATCTGCTGGGCGGGGTGGTGATGCAGATCGCAGTGCTGGCCGTACTGGATGCGATTTTCCTGCGAAACAAGCCGCTGACGCTGTTCTCTCCTAAAGCAACGCTCCTGGTGCAGGGGGTGTTTCTGATCCTGATGTTGAGCTTCAGTATCATTACGCTGGTGACCGGCGAACTGCTGGTGGTCTGGGGAGTCGGGCTCTGGCCCGTGCTGCTGTTCCTGGCCTATCTGTTTTGCCTGGGAGTATTTCATCGCTATGAAGGGGAACCACGGTGGGAACCTGCGGGAGAATTCAAGCAGCCGATTGAATCGCCTCGTGATGTGAAAAATGCACATCCCGAATATCGTGATCTGAGTACCCGACAACTGGTGAATCGTTTCGTTCTGGCGGCGGTTGGTGTGCTGGTGAGCGGCTTTGTCGTGGCGCGGACGGGGGAAGTGCTGGCGGATCAGAGTGGTCTCGGTCAGAGCCTGATCGGTGCGACGCTGGTCGCGCTGGCGACCAGTCTGCCGGAGGTCAGTACTACGTGGACTGCAGTCCGTTTCGGTGCTTACAGTATGGCGGTGGCAAATATTCTGGGGACGAACCTGTTGGAAGTCGCGCTGTTTCTACCTGCCGATCTGGCGTATCGGGACGGGGCAATTATTGACAGCCTGGATCCCTCTGCAAGTTTTCTGGCAGCGCTGGGAATCATCTGCACCGGGCTGTATCTCTGGGGGATACTCGAACGCCGCGATAAGACCATCCTGGGGATGGGCTACGATTCGGCCATGATTCTGCTGGTTTATGTCAGTGGCATGGGCCTGTATTACTATGTGCTTTGA
- a CDS encoding rhodanese-like domain-containing protein, with the protein MQTISTEELRGKMQRNEKGILVNTLSQDDFQKAHIPNSMNIPQQQDNFVSQVEQAAGSKELPVIVYCASEDCGSSEQAAQKLEEAGFSNVYDYEGGSKSWSDAGEKLVAGA; encoded by the coding sequence ATGCAAACGATCTCGACCGAAGAACTCCGCGGCAAAATGCAGCGCAATGAAAAAGGTATTCTCGTCAACACCCTATCACAGGATGACTTTCAGAAGGCGCATATCCCGAATTCCATGAACATCCCTCAGCAGCAGGACAATTTCGTCTCGCAGGTGGAACAGGCAGCTGGCAGCAAAGAACTGCCTGTCATCGTTTACTGTGCGAGCGAAGATTGCGGTTCCTCCGAACAGGCGGCACAGAAGCTGGAAGAGGCAGGCTTCTCCAATGTCTATGATTACGAAGGGGGATCAAAGTCATGGAGCGACGCCGGAGAAAAGCTCGTTGCAGGGGCGTAA
- a CDS encoding pyridoxamine 5'-phosphate oxidase family protein: protein MNQQEPKQQERQQSIETLRELIRNIKICMLTTHSSEAGMRSRPMITARHEFDGELWLFTHADDPKVKEIEQDPHVNLVYSEPREDRYISISGQAQLIQNKQKAELLWTDSLNEWFSGGPEDPSLMLICVHVAEAEYWDANVQNLSDAVRALFFTSTAPKHDKLEWSETPS from the coding sequence ATGAATCAGCAAGAACCGAAACAACAGGAACGTCAGCAGTCGATCGAGACACTGCGTGAACTGATCCGTAATATTAAAATCTGCATGCTTACAACCCACTCTTCTGAAGCAGGCATGAGAAGCAGACCCATGATCACAGCCCGACACGAGTTCGATGGTGAACTCTGGCTGTTTACCCACGCCGATGATCCCAAGGTCAAAGAAATCGAGCAGGACCCGCATGTGAATCTCGTCTATTCGGAACCGAGGGAAGACCGCTACATCTCCATTTCCGGCCAGGCACAGCTCATCCAGAACAAGCAGAAAGCAGAGCTGCTCTGGACCGACAGCCTGAATGAATGGTTCTCCGGCGGTCCGGAAGACCCCAGCCTGATGCTGATTTGCGTGCATGTCGCCGAAGCCGAGTACTGGGATGCAAATGTGCAAAACCTCTCCGATGCAGTAAGGGCACTCTTCTTCACTTCGACGGCACCGAAACACGATAAGCTGGAATGGTCAGAAACGCCGTCCTGA